In Deltaproteobacteria bacterium GWC2_55_46, a single window of DNA contains:
- a CDS encoding aminotransferase DegT: MIPVCEPTLRGNELKYLKECVETNWISSTGRKIIQFEEAFARAVGAKYGVSCTNGTTALQLALYVAGVGPGDEVIIPTFTMIATANVVTHLGAKPVLVDSDPYTYTMDVGKIEEKITKKTKAIVPVDIYGHPCEMDAVLDIAERHGLAVIEDAAEAHGAEYRGRKIGSISDASTFSFYANKIITTGEGGMITTDSKEFYDKARNIRDHAFSEERHFWHKYVGFNFRMTNLQAAIGLAQVERFDELVGARVRNAQAYNSLLKDVPGLTLPPQAQGVKNVFWMYAIMVEDAFGMNRDELRGRLAERGIETRTFFIPMHLQPIYHKQYMGQSYPVSESLCSKGLYLPSSSSLSEYDIRQVSEAVIDIQARR; the protein is encoded by the coding sequence ATAATACCGGTGTGCGAGCCGACGCTTCGAGGCAACGAGCTTAAATACCTCAAAGAGTGCGTGGAGACCAACTGGATCTCGTCCACCGGCCGGAAGATAATCCAGTTTGAAGAGGCCTTTGCGCGGGCGGTCGGCGCCAAATACGGCGTCTCGTGCACAAACGGCACTACCGCCCTCCAGCTCGCCCTCTATGTGGCAGGCGTTGGGCCTGGCGACGAGGTCATCATCCCTACATTCACCATGATAGCTACCGCCAATGTCGTCACCCACCTGGGCGCAAAGCCGGTGCTTGTGGACTCGGACCCGTATACGTATACGATGGACGTCGGCAAGATAGAGGAGAAGATAACAAAAAAGACGAAGGCCATAGTGCCGGTCGATATCTACGGCCATCCGTGCGAGATGGATGCCGTACTGGATATCGCTGAAAGGCACGGCCTTGCCGTCATAGAGGACGCCGCCGAAGCCCACGGCGCCGAGTATCGCGGCAGGAAGATAGGCTCCATATCCGACGCGTCGACATTCAGCTTTTACGCCAACAAGATAATCACTACCGGCGAGGGCGGGATGATAACCACCGACAGCAAGGAGTTCTACGACAAGGCCAGGAACATACGCGACCATGCCTTCTCCGAGGAAAGGCACTTCTGGCATAAGTACGTGGGCTTCAACTTCCGCATGACAAACCTGCAGGCCGCCATAGGGCTTGCCCAGGTGGAGCGTTTCGACGAGCTTGTCGGCGCGCGCGTAAGGAACGCGCAAGCTTACAACTCCCTTCTGAAAGACGTGCCGGGGCTTACGCTCCCGCCACAGGCACAGGGCGTAAAGAACGTATTCTGGATGTACGCCATCATGGTTGAGGACGCCTTCGGCATGAACCGTGACGAATTGAGGGGGCGGCTCGCGGAGCGTGGCATAGAGACCAGGACGTTCTTCATACCCATGCACCTGCAGCCCATCTACCATAAGCAGTACATGGGTCAGTCATACCCGGTATCTGAATCCCTCTGCTCTAAAGGCCTGTACCTGCCGTCTTCCTCAAGCTTGAGCGAGTACGACATCCGCCAGGTCTCCGAAGCCGTAATAGACATCCAGGCCCGGCGTTAA